In Quercus robur chromosome 10, dhQueRobu3.1, whole genome shotgun sequence, a genomic segment contains:
- the LOC126702962 gene encoding extensin-2-like isoform X16: MKLTGLDPSWGRVWPQMVMALAFVVVVSNVGSVSGDAYPYASPPPPPYEYTSPPPPEHSPPPPYEYKSPPPPEKSPPPPYEYKSPPPPVKEPAPAPYEYKSPPPPVHSPPPPYEYKSPPPPTKPYKYSSPPPPPYEYKSPPPPVHSPPPPYYYKSPPPPEKSPPPPYEYKSPPPPTKPYKYSSPPPPPYEYKSPPPPTKPYKYSSPPPPPYEYKSPPPPVHSPPPPYYYKSPPPPEKSPPPPYEYKSPPPPTKPYKYSSPPPPPYEYKSPPPPTKPYKYSSPPPPPYEYKSPPPPVYSPPPYYYKSPPPPPPHYYYKSPPPPPKVLPPYHYTSPPPPIHHHPLIVRVVGKVYCYRCYDWGYPIKSHDKKHLEGAVVEVTCKTGKEEITAYGTTKNNGKFALTVKDFDYKKYGAEACKAKLHAAPKDSPCNIPTNLHWGKTGAKLKVKSKNSYEVVLSARPFAYAPKTPYKECEKPVTKPPPYVYKSPPPPVHSPPPYYYKSPPPPPYVYKSPPPPVHSPPPYYYKSPPPPTYLYKSPPPPTYVYKSPPPPVHSLPPYYYKSPPPPTYLYKSPPPPPYVYKSPPPPVYSPPPYYYKSPPPPTYLYKSPPPPVYLYKSPPPPVKALPPPYEYKSPPPPEKSPPPPYYYKSPPPPTEPYKYSSPPPPPYEYKSPPPPVHSPPPPYYYKSPPPPEKSPPPPYEYKSPPPPTKPYKYSSPPPPPYEYKSPPPPVHSPPPPYEYKSPPPPEKSPPPPYYYKSPPPPTEPYKYSSPPPPPYEYKSPPPPVKALPPPYEYKSPPPPEKSPPPPYYYKSPPPPTEPYKYSSPPPPPYEYKSPPPPVKALPPPYEYKSPPPPEKSPPPPYYYKSPPPPTEPYKYSSPPPPPYEYKSPPPPVHSPPPPYEYKSPPPPEHSPPPPYEYKSPPPPEKSPPPPAYIYASPPPPTQ, from the exons ATGAAGCTTACAGGCCTAGACCCCTCTTGGGGTCGTGTATGGCCTCAAATGGTTATGGCATTGGCCTTTGTAGTTGTTGTAAGCAATGTGGGTTCAGTCTCTGGTGATGCTTATCCTTATgcttcaccaccaccaccaccttaTGAGTACACATCACCTCCTCCACCTGAGCAttctccaccaccaccatatgAGTACAAGTCTCCCCCACCTCCAGAGAAGTCTCCTCCACCTCCATATGAGTACAAGTCTCCCCCACCACCCGTGAAAGAACCAGCACCAGCACCATATGA GTACAAGTCCCCACCACCACCTGTACACTCTCCTCCACCACCATACGAGTACAAGTCCCCACCAC caccaacaaaacCATACAAGTACTCATccccacctccaccaccataTGAGTACAAGTCCCCACCACCACCTGTACACTCTCCTCCACCACCATACTACTATAAGTCCCCACCACCACCAGAGAAATCTCCTCCTCCACCTTACGAGTACaagtcaccaccaccaccaacaaaacCATACAAGTACTcatccccaccaccaccaccatatgAGTACAAgtccccaccaccaccaacaaaacCATACAAGTACTCATccccacctccaccaccataTGAGTATAAGTCCCCACCACCACCTGTACACTCTCCTCCACCACCATACTACTATAAGTCCCCACCACCACCAGAGAAATCTCCTCCTCCACCTTACGAGTACAAgtccccaccaccaccaacaaaacCATACAAGTACTcatccccaccaccaccaccatatgAGTACAAgtccccaccaccaccaacaaaacCATACAAGTACTCATccccacctccaccaccataTGAGTACAAGTCCCCACCACCACCTGTTTACTCTCCACCACCTTACTACTATAagtctccaccaccaccaccaccacactaCTACTACaaatctccaccaccaccacccaaggTTCTTCCTCCATACCATTACACGTCTCCACCTCCACCAATCCACCACCACCCATTGATTGTCAGGGTTGTTGGAAAGGTCTATTGCTACAGATGCTATGACTGGGGATATCCCATCAAGTCACATGACAAGAAGCATCTTGAAG GTGCCGTAGTGGAAGTGACATGCAAAACTGGCAAGGAGGAGATCACAGCATATGGTACCACCAAGAACAATGGCAAGTTTGCCCTCACAGTCAAGGACTTTGACTACAAGAAGTATGGTGCCGAAGCATGCAAGGCTAAGCTCCACGCTGCACCCAAAGACTCACCATGCAACATCCCCACTAACTTACACTGGGGCAAAACTGGTGCCAAGCTCAAGGTCAAATCTAAGAACTCATATGAAGTTGTGCTCTCAGCCAGGCCATTTGCTTATGCTCCCAAGACTCCTTACAAGGAGTGTGAGAAGCCAGTCACTAAGCCTCCTCCATACGTGTACAAgtctccaccaccaccagtccactCTCCTCCACCATACTACTACAAgtccccaccaccaccaccatatgTGTACAAgtctccaccaccaccagtccactCTCCACCACCGTACTACTATAAatccccaccaccaccaacataCTTGTACAAgtccccaccaccaccaacataTGTGTACAAgtctccaccaccaccagtccactCTCTACCACCGTACTACTATAAatccccaccaccaccaacataCTTGTACAAgtccccaccaccaccaccatatgTGTACAAgtccccaccaccaccagtctACTCTCCACCACCATACTACTATAAatccccaccaccaccaacataCTTGTACAAGTCCCCACCTCCACCTGTTTACTTATACAAgtccccaccaccaccagtgAAAGCTCTTCCTCCACCATATGAGTACAAGTCCCCACCACCACCAGAGaagtctcctcctccaccatacTACTACAAatccccaccaccaccaactgAACCATACAAGTACTcatccccaccaccaccaccatatgAGTACAAGTCCCCACCACCACCTGTACACTCTCCTCCACCACCATACTACTATAAGTCTCCACCACCACCAGAGAAATCTCCTCCTCCACCTTACGAGTACAAgtccccaccaccaccaacaaaacCATACAAGTACTCATccccacctccaccaccataTGAGTACAAGTCTCCACCACCACCTGTACActctccaccaccaccatacGAGTACaagtcaccaccaccaccagagaaatctcctcctccaccatacTACTACaaatctccaccaccaccaacagaACCATACAAGTACTcatccccaccaccaccaccatatgAGTACAAgtccccaccaccaccagtgAAAGCTCTTCCTCCACCATATGAATACAAGTCCCCACCACCACCAGAGAaatctcctcctccaccatacTACTACAAatccccaccaccaccaacagaACCATACAAGTACTcatccccaccaccaccaccatatgAGTACAAatccccaccaccaccagtgAAGGCTCTTC caccaccatacGAGTACaagtcaccaccaccaccagagaaatctcctcctccaccatacTACTACAAatccccaccaccaccaacagaACCATACAAGTACTCTTccccacctccaccaccataTGAGTACAAGTCCCCACCACCACCTGTACACTCTCCTCCACCACCATACGAGTACAAATCCCCACCACCTCCGGAACACTCACCTCCACCGCCATATGAGTACAAATCACCTCCCCCACCAGAGAAATCTCCTCCACCACCGGCCTACATTTATGCATCTCCCCCACCACCCACTCAATAA
- the LOC126702962 gene encoding extensin-2-like isoform X7, producing the protein MKLTGLDPSWGRVWPQMVMALAFVVVVSNVGSVSGDAYPYASPPPPPYEYTSPPPPEHSPPPPYEYKSPPPPEKSPPPPYEYKSPPPPVKEPAPAPYEYKSPPPPEHSPPPPYEYKSPPPPVHSPPPPYEYKSPPPPEKSPPPPYEYKSPPPPVKEPAPAPYEYKSPPPPVHSPPPPYEYKSPPPPTKPYKYSSPPPPPYEYKSPPPPVHSPPPPYYYKSPPPPEKSPPPPYEYKSPPPPTKPYKYSSPPPPPYEYKSPPPPTKPYKYSSPPPPPYEYKSPPPPVHSPPPPYYYKSPPPPEKSPPPPYEYKSPPPPTKPYKYSSPPPPPYEYKSPPPPTKPYKYSSPPPPPYEYKSPPPPVYSPPPYYYKSPPPPPPHYYYKSPPPPPKVLPPYHYTSPPPPIHHHPLIVRVVGKVYCYRCYDWGYPIKSHDKKHLEGAVVEVTCKTGKEEITAYGTTKNNGKFALTVKDFDYKKYGAEACKAKLHAAPKDSPCNIPTNLHWGKTGAKLKVKSKNSYEVVLSARPFAYAPKTPYKECEKPVTKPPPYVYKSPPPPVHSPPPYYYKSPPPPPYVYKSPPPPVHSPPPYYYKSPPPPTYLYKSPPPPTYVYKSPPPPVHSLPPYYYKSPPPPTYLYKSPPPPPYVYKSPPPPVYSPPPYYYKSPPPPTYLYKSPPPPVYLYKSPPPPVKALPPPYEYKSPPPPEKSPPPPYYYKSPPPPTEPYKYSSPPPPPYEYKSPPPPVHSPPPPYYYKSPPPPEKSPPPPYEYKSPPPPTKPYKYSSPPPPPYEYKSPPPPVHSPPPPYEYKSPPPPEKSPPPPYYYKSPPPPTEPYKYSSPPPPPYEYKSPPPPVKALPPPYEYKSPPPPEKSPPPPYYYKSPPPPTEPYKYSSPPPPPYEYKSPPPPVKALPPPYEYKSPPPPEKSPPPPYYYKSPPPPTEPYKYSSPPPPPYEYKSPPPPVHSPPPPYEYKSPPPPEHSPPPPYEYKSPPPPEKSPPPPAYIYASPPPPTQ; encoded by the exons ATGAAGCTTACAGGCCTAGACCCCTCTTGGGGTCGTGTATGGCCTCAAATGGTTATGGCATTGGCCTTTGTAGTTGTTGTAAGCAATGTGGGTTCAGTCTCTGGTGATGCTTATCCTTATgcttcaccaccaccaccaccttaTGAGTACACATCACCTCCTCCACCTGAGCAttctccaccaccaccatatgAGTACAAGTCTCCCCCACCTCCAGAGAAGTCTCCTCCACCTCCATATGAGTACAAGTCTCCCCCACCACCCGTGAAAGAACCAGCACCAGCACCATATGAATACAAGTCACCCCCACCACCAGAACACTCTCCACCACCTCCATATGAGTATAAGTCACCTCCTCCACCAGTACActccccaccaccaccatatgAGTACAAGTCTCCCCCACCTCCTGAGAAGTCTCCACCTCCTCCATATGAGTACAAGTCTCCACCACCACCCGTGAAAGAACCAGCACCAGCACCATATGA GTACAAGTCCCCACCACCACCTGTACACTCTCCTCCACCACCATACGAGTACAAGTCCCCACCAC caccaacaaaacCATACAAGTACTCATccccacctccaccaccataTGAGTACAAGTCCCCACCACCACCTGTACACTCTCCTCCACCACCATACTACTATAAGTCCCCACCACCACCAGAGAAATCTCCTCCTCCACCTTACGAGTACaagtcaccaccaccaccaacaaaacCATACAAGTACTcatccccaccaccaccaccatatgAGTACAAgtccccaccaccaccaacaaaacCATACAAGTACTCATccccacctccaccaccataTGAGTATAAGTCCCCACCACCACCTGTACACTCTCCTCCACCACCATACTACTATAAGTCCCCACCACCACCAGAGAAATCTCCTCCTCCACCTTACGAGTACAAgtccccaccaccaccaacaaaacCATACAAGTACTcatccccaccaccaccaccatatgAGTACAAgtccccaccaccaccaacaaaacCATACAAGTACTCATccccacctccaccaccataTGAGTACAAGTCCCCACCACCACCTGTTTACTCTCCACCACCTTACTACTATAagtctccaccaccaccaccaccacactaCTACTACaaatctccaccaccaccacccaaggTTCTTCCTCCATACCATTACACGTCTCCACCTCCACCAATCCACCACCACCCATTGATTGTCAGGGTTGTTGGAAAGGTCTATTGCTACAGATGCTATGACTGGGGATATCCCATCAAGTCACATGACAAGAAGCATCTTGAAG GTGCCGTAGTGGAAGTGACATGCAAAACTGGCAAGGAGGAGATCACAGCATATGGTACCACCAAGAACAATGGCAAGTTTGCCCTCACAGTCAAGGACTTTGACTACAAGAAGTATGGTGCCGAAGCATGCAAGGCTAAGCTCCACGCTGCACCCAAAGACTCACCATGCAACATCCCCACTAACTTACACTGGGGCAAAACTGGTGCCAAGCTCAAGGTCAAATCTAAGAACTCATATGAAGTTGTGCTCTCAGCCAGGCCATTTGCTTATGCTCCCAAGACTCCTTACAAGGAGTGTGAGAAGCCAGTCACTAAGCCTCCTCCATACGTGTACAAgtctccaccaccaccagtccactCTCCTCCACCATACTACTACAAgtccccaccaccaccaccatatgTGTACAAgtctccaccaccaccagtccactCTCCACCACCGTACTACTATAAatccccaccaccaccaacataCTTGTACAAgtccccaccaccaccaacataTGTGTACAAgtctccaccaccaccagtccactCTCTACCACCGTACTACTATAAatccccaccaccaccaacataCTTGTACAAgtccccaccaccaccaccatatgTGTACAAgtccccaccaccaccagtctACTCTCCACCACCATACTACTATAAatccccaccaccaccaacataCTTGTACAAGTCCCCACCTCCACCTGTTTACTTATACAAgtccccaccaccaccagtgAAAGCTCTTCCTCCACCATATGAGTACAAGTCCCCACCACCACCAGAGaagtctcctcctccaccatacTACTACAAatccccaccaccaccaactgAACCATACAAGTACTcatccccaccaccaccaccatatgAGTACAAGTCCCCACCACCACCTGTACACTCTCCTCCACCACCATACTACTATAAGTCTCCACCACCACCAGAGAAATCTCCTCCTCCACCTTACGAGTACAAgtccccaccaccaccaacaaaacCATACAAGTACTCATccccacctccaccaccataTGAGTACAAGTCTCCACCACCACCTGTACActctccaccaccaccatacGAGTACaagtcaccaccaccaccagagaaatctcctcctccaccatacTACTACaaatctccaccaccaccaacagaACCATACAAGTACTcatccccaccaccaccaccatatgAGTACAAgtccccaccaccaccagtgAAAGCTCTTCCTCCACCATATGAATACAAGTCCCCACCACCACCAGAGAaatctcctcctccaccatacTACTACAAatccccaccaccaccaacagaACCATACAAGTACTcatccccaccaccaccaccatatgAGTACAAatccccaccaccaccagtgAAGGCTCTTC caccaccatacGAGTACaagtcaccaccaccaccagagaaatctcctcctccaccatacTACTACAAatccccaccaccaccaacagaACCATACAAGTACTCTTccccacctccaccaccataTGAGTACAAGTCCCCACCACCACCTGTACACTCTCCTCCACCACCATACGAGTACAAATCCCCACCACCTCCGGAACACTCACCTCCACCGCCATATGAGTACAAATCACCTCCCCCACCAGAGAAATCTCCTCCACCACCGGCCTACATTTATGCATCTCCCCCACCACCCACTCAATAA
- the LOC126702962 gene encoding extensin-2-like isoform X6: MKLTGLDPSWGRVWPQMVMALAFVVVVSNVGSVSGDAYPYASPPPPPYEYTSPPPPEHSPPPPYEYKSPPPPEKSPPPPYEYKSPPPPVKEPAPAPYEYKSPPPPEHSPPPPYEYKSPPPPVHSPPPPYEYKSPPPPEKSPPPPYEYKSPPPPVKEPAPAPYEYKSPPPPEHSPPPPYEYKSPPPPPTKPYKYSSPPPPPYEYKSPPPPVHSPPPPYYYKSPPPPEKSPPPPYEYKSPPPPTKPYKYSSPPPPPYEYKSPPPPTKPYKYSSPPPPPYEYKSPPPPVHSPPPPYYYKSPPPPEKSPPPPYEYKSPPPPTKPYKYSSPPPPPYEYKSPPPPTKPYKYSSPPPPPYEYKSPPPPVYSPPPYYYKSPPPPPPHYYYKSPPPPPKVLPPYHYTSPPPPIHHHPLIVRVVGKVYCYRCYDWGYPIKSHDKKHLEGAVVEVTCKTGKEEITAYGTTKNNGKFALTVKDFDYKKYGAEACKAKLHAAPKDSPCNIPTNLHWGKTGAKLKVKSKNSYEVVLSARPFAYAPKTPYKECEKPVTKPPPYVYKSPPPPVHSPPPYYYKSPPPPPYVYKSPPPPVHSPPPYYYKSPPPPTYLYKSPPPPTYVYKSPPPPVHSLPPYYYKSPPPPTYLYKSPPPPPYVYKSPPPPVYSPPPYYYKSPPPPTYLYKSPPPPVYLYKSPPPPVKALPPPYEYKSPPPPEKSPPPPYYYKSPPPPTEPYKYSSPPPPPYEYKSPPPPVHSPPPPYYYKSPPPPEKSPPPPYEYKSPPPPTKPYKYSSPPPPPYEYKSPPPPVHSPPPPYEYKSPPPPEKSPPPPYYYKSPPPPTEPYKYSSPPPPPYEYKSPPPPVKALPPPYEYKSPPPPEKSPPPPYYYKSPPPPTEPYKYSSPPPPPYEYKSPPPPVKALPPPYEYKSPPPPEKSPPPPYYYKSPPPPTEPYKYSSPPPPPYEYKSPPPPVHSPPPPYEYKSPPPPEHSPPPPYEYKSPPPPEKSPPPPAYIYASPPPPTQ; encoded by the exons ATGAAGCTTACAGGCCTAGACCCCTCTTGGGGTCGTGTATGGCCTCAAATGGTTATGGCATTGGCCTTTGTAGTTGTTGTAAGCAATGTGGGTTCAGTCTCTGGTGATGCTTATCCTTATgcttcaccaccaccaccaccttaTGAGTACACATCACCTCCTCCACCTGAGCAttctccaccaccaccatatgAGTACAAGTCTCCCCCACCTCCAGAGAAGTCTCCTCCACCTCCATATGAGTACAAGTCTCCCCCACCACCCGTGAAAGAACCAGCACCAGCACCATATGAATACAAGTCACCCCCACCACCAGAACACTCTCCACCACCTCCATATGAGTATAAGTCACCTCCTCCACCAGTACActccccaccaccaccatatgAGTACAAGTCTCCCCCACCTCCTGAGAAGTCTCCACCTCCTCCATATGAGTACAAGTCTCCACCACCACCCGTGAAAGAACCAGCACCAGCACCATATGAATACAAGTCACCCCCACCACCAGAACActctccaccaccaccatatgAGTACAAGTCCCCACCACCAC caccaacaaaacCATACAAGTACTCATccccacctccaccaccataTGAGTACAAGTCCCCACCACCACCTGTACACTCTCCTCCACCACCATACTACTATAAGTCCCCACCACCACCAGAGAAATCTCCTCCTCCACCTTACGAGTACaagtcaccaccaccaccaacaaaacCATACAAGTACTcatccccaccaccaccaccatatgAGTACAAgtccccaccaccaccaacaaaacCATACAAGTACTCATccccacctccaccaccataTGAGTATAAGTCCCCACCACCACCTGTACACTCTCCTCCACCACCATACTACTATAAGTCCCCACCACCACCAGAGAAATCTCCTCCTCCACCTTACGAGTACAAgtccccaccaccaccaacaaaacCATACAAGTACTcatccccaccaccaccaccatatgAGTACAAgtccccaccaccaccaacaaaacCATACAAGTACTCATccccacctccaccaccataTGAGTACAAGTCCCCACCACCACCTGTTTACTCTCCACCACCTTACTACTATAagtctccaccaccaccaccaccacactaCTACTACaaatctccaccaccaccacccaaggTTCTTCCTCCATACCATTACACGTCTCCACCTCCACCAATCCACCACCACCCATTGATTGTCAGGGTTGTTGGAAAGGTCTATTGCTACAGATGCTATGACTGGGGATATCCCATCAAGTCACATGACAAGAAGCATCTTGAAG GTGCCGTAGTGGAAGTGACATGCAAAACTGGCAAGGAGGAGATCACAGCATATGGTACCACCAAGAACAATGGCAAGTTTGCCCTCACAGTCAAGGACTTTGACTACAAGAAGTATGGTGCCGAAGCATGCAAGGCTAAGCTCCACGCTGCACCCAAAGACTCACCATGCAACATCCCCACTAACTTACACTGGGGCAAAACTGGTGCCAAGCTCAAGGTCAAATCTAAGAACTCATATGAAGTTGTGCTCTCAGCCAGGCCATTTGCTTATGCTCCCAAGACTCCTTACAAGGAGTGTGAGAAGCCAGTCACTAAGCCTCCTCCATACGTGTACAAgtctccaccaccaccagtccactCTCCTCCACCATACTACTACAAgtccccaccaccaccaccatatgTGTACAAgtctccaccaccaccagtccactCTCCACCACCGTACTACTATAAatccccaccaccaccaacataCTTGTACAAgtccccaccaccaccaacataTGTGTACAAgtctccaccaccaccagtccactCTCTACCACCGTACTACTATAAatccccaccaccaccaacataCTTGTACAAgtccccaccaccaccaccatatgTGTACAAgtccccaccaccaccagtctACTCTCCACCACCATACTACTATAAatccccaccaccaccaacataCTTGTACAAGTCCCCACCTCCACCTGTTTACTTATACAAgtccccaccaccaccagtgAAAGCTCTTCCTCCACCATATGAGTACAAGTCCCCACCACCACCAGAGaagtctcctcctccaccatacTACTACAAatccccaccaccaccaactgAACCATACAAGTACTcatccccaccaccaccaccatatgAGTACAAGTCCCCACCACCACCTGTACACTCTCCTCCACCACCATACTACTATAAGTCTCCACCACCACCAGAGAAATCTCCTCCTCCACCTTACGAGTACAAgtccccaccaccaccaacaaaacCATACAAGTACTCATccccacctccaccaccataTGAGTACAAGTCTCCACCACCACCTGTACActctccaccaccaccatacGAGTACaagtcaccaccaccaccagagaaatctcctcctccaccatacTACTACaaatctccaccaccaccaacagaACCATACAAGTACTcatccccaccaccaccaccatatgAGTACAAgtccccaccaccaccagtgAAAGCTCTTCCTCCACCATATGAATACAAGTCCCCACCACCACCAGAGAaatctcctcctccaccatacTACTACAAatccccaccaccaccaacagaACCATACAAGTACTcatccccaccaccaccaccatatgAGTACAAatccccaccaccaccagtgAAGGCTCTTC caccaccatacGAGTACaagtcaccaccaccaccagagaaatctcctcctccaccatacTACTACAAatccccaccaccaccaacagaACCATACAAGTACTCTTccccacctccaccaccataTGAGTACAAGTCCCCACCACCACCTGTACACTCTCCTCCACCACCATACGAGTACAAATCCCCACCACCTCCGGAACACTCACCTCCACCGCCATATGAGTACAAATCACCTCCCCCACCAGAGAAATCTCCTCCACCACCGGCCTACATTTATGCATCTCCCCCACCACCCACTCAATAA